A single region of the Bacillus spongiae genome encodes:
- a CDS encoding DUF5655 domain-containing protein: MGDIKLFRLDDNSVEELTGQAVTVEKSLQNTLERHLDTFLGVRFLASEYSTGKKHAGRIDTLGIDENNSPVIIEYKRAVNENVVTQGLFYLDWLLDHKAEFELMVMRRFGSEVSDAIDWSSPRLLCIAGGFTKFDEHAVAQINRNIELYVYKYYNDGLLLLELVNATTAQTVYKQNDLPTTTATNRNTRGKTVSDYLEQATIQITDRYETLKAYMLALGDDVQIKILKNYIAFKRIKNFVCLEVHPQAGKILLYLKIDPDSIKIENGFTRDVRNIGHYGTGNLEVVIASDEDIEKAKRLIDIAYDAS, translated from the coding sequence TTGGGCGATATTAAGCTATTCCGTTTAGACGATAACAGCGTCGAAGAACTAACAGGTCAAGCCGTAACGGTTGAAAAATCGTTACAAAATACACTAGAACGACATTTGGATACGTTTTTAGGTGTGCGGTTTCTAGCCTCTGAATATAGTACGGGTAAAAAACACGCCGGCAGGATTGATACATTAGGCATTGACGAAAACAATTCACCAGTCATCATTGAATATAAACGGGCTGTAAACGAAAACGTTGTTACGCAAGGCTTATTTTATTTAGATTGGCTACTCGACCATAAAGCGGAGTTTGAGTTAATGGTAATGCGTAGATTTGGTTCAGAAGTATCGGATGCCATTGACTGGAGTAGTCCGCGTTTGTTGTGTATTGCTGGCGGTTTTACTAAGTTTGACGAGCATGCAGTAGCACAGATTAATAGAAACATAGAGCTATACGTTTATAAGTATTATAATGATGGTCTATTATTACTTGAATTAGTTAACGCCACTACAGCACAGACGGTATATAAACAGAATGACCTCCCCACTACTACCGCAACTAATCGTAATACTAGGGGGAAAACGGTTTCCGATTATTTGGAGCAAGCTACTATACAAATTACGGATAGATATGAAACATTAAAGGCGTATATGTTGGCTTTAGGGGATGATGTTCAAATAAAGATTCTTAAGAATTACATAGCGTTTAAACGTATTAAAAACTTTGTGTGCCTTGAAGTTCACCCACAAGCGGGAAAGATACTGTTATACTTAAAAATTGATCCAGATAGTATAAAAATAGAAAATGGTTTTACTCGCGATGTTCGGAATATTGGGCATTATGGTACTGGCAACTTAGAGGTCGTGATTGCAAGCGATGAGGATATCGAAAAGGCTAAACGTCTAATTGACATTGCATATGACGCAAGTTAA
- a CDS encoding glucose 1-dehydrogenase: MLKDKVAIITGGGAGIGLAAAQLLSARGAKVLITGRQIGPLQKVAASDSNIKAFVADVTDPESAPKTVAAAMEFWGRLDIIVNNAGNGVIQPLANANTKSINDIFAVNVAGPTMLASAAIPYLEETKGSIINLSSTYGSKAAAGLSLYGASKAAVEHLTRCWALELAPKGIRVNAVASGPVETAFLRERMGLTEDQITEVKEQERQIIPLGRRGETDDVARWIVNLADPDSDWLTGQIIGVDGGLAIS; the protein is encoded by the coding sequence ATGTTAAAAGACAAGGTAGCGATTATCACAGGTGGAGGGGCAGGTATTGGACTCGCAGCAGCTCAGTTGTTATCTGCAAGGGGAGCAAAGGTACTCATCACTGGGCGTCAAATTGGTCCACTGCAGAAGGTTGCAGCTAGTGATTCGAACATTAAGGCATTTGTAGCAGACGTCACTGATCCTGAGTCAGCACCCAAAACCGTTGCTGCGGCAATGGAATTTTGGGGGCGTCTAGACATCATCGTGAACAATGCGGGTAACGGCGTCATTCAACCACTAGCCAATGCGAATACCAAATCGATTAATGACATTTTTGCTGTTAATGTAGCTGGGCCCACAATGCTTGCGTCAGCAGCCATCCCATACCTAGAAGAAACAAAAGGTTCAATAATTAATCTATCTAGCACATATGGAAGTAAAGCTGCTGCAGGCTTATCCCTATATGGGGCAAGTAAGGCTGCTGTTGAGCATCTCACACGCTGCTGGGCTCTTGAGCTTGCTCCGAAGGGGATTCGCGTTAATGCGGTGGCGAGTGGGCCAGTTGAAACTGCTTTCCTCAGAGAGCGTATGGGTCTTACAGAAGATCAGATTACTGAAGTAAAGGAACAGGAGCGTCAAATTATTCCACTGGGACGACGCGGCGAGACAGATGACGTAGCACGGTGGATTGTGAATTTAGCTGACCCAGATTCGGATTGGCTTACAGGGCAAATCATCGGTGTAGACGGAGGGCTCGCTATATCTTAA
- a CDS encoding MarR family transcriptional regulator, translating into MPFEHPLLSVNVFLTLYKTEHHLVQQLEEQLGKFDLTLGRWCVLVALKSSGRPMVPSELSDDLAVTRANISNLLNSLEKAGSIRREFDPNNRRRILVSLTPEGDKLISNVWPVYEQSITQNVGNKLTLEEQSQLKSLLEKLF; encoded by the coding sequence GTCAATGTGTTTCTGACACTTTATAAAACGGAACATCATTTGGTTCAACAATTGGAAGAACAACTAGGAAAGTTTGATCTGACGTTGGGACGGTGGTGTGTACTTGTTGCCCTAAAGTCTAGCGGGAGACCGATGGTTCCTTCCGAGTTAAGTGATGACCTTGCTGTGACAAGGGCGAATATAAGTAATTTATTAAATTCTCTTGAGAAGGCAGGCAGCATCCGTAGGGAGTTTGACCCGAATAATAGGAGAAGAATTCTAGTAAGTTTAACACCAGAGGGTGATAAACTCATTTCAAATGTATGGCCTGTATATGAACAGTCTATTACTCAAAATGTAGGCAATAAACTTACTCTGGAAGAACAGAGTCAATTGAAAAGTTTGTTGGAAAAGTTGTTTTAA